The genome window GGGGTACCCAGCGATGCTGCTATGTGAATCGGTCCGGTGGAATTGGCAATAAACAGACTGCTTAACGAACTAAGCGCTGTCAGTTCCAGAAGACTCAGCTTCCCGGCAAGACTGCAGGTCCGGCCATGAACTTCCAATTCAGAACATAAATTTACTTCTTTTTCCGAACCTGTTAAAACAATCCCTAAATCAGTTTTTTCCGCAAAAAGCCGCACTAATGACTTCATTTTATCCGCAGGAAGATCAACCGCCGAACCTCCGCTCCCGGGGTGCACAATAATAAAAGGAGACTTTACTCCGTGATCCTTCAGAAGCCCTGTTACCGCGGATAACGCTTCCTGATCAATCTTCACAGAATAATCTGCCGATTCTTCAGTAAGAGGTTCAGTTATTCCGAGCGGTCTTAACAGGCTAAAATTATATTCCGCCTCATGCTTTGCCGCCGTTTTCCTGTGTTCGAAGATTCTTTCATTAAAAAGGAATGAATACCACCGGTAGCCGGTCCCAATCCTAACGGGAATTCCAGCCCTGAAAAGCATGAGCGCAACTCTTAAATCAGGGGAAACTGCAATCGCTGTATCAAATTTCCTGCTTCGCAGCGTTTTGCTATTTGACGCGGTATCCGGCCTGCCGTTCTTTTCTGCCAGCAAAATTACCTCATCAATAAAGGGATGCCCCTTAAGCAGGTCTGCCGTATATGCCCTGACCAGAAAGGAAATTCTGGCTGCTGGATATTTTTTCCTCAGGGCTGATGCCATGGGAAGAGTCAGAACCAGGTCACCGATTCTGTCCGTTCTGACAATCAGAATATTCTGCGGTGCGGGGTTCATCTGATATCCTCAGTATGGAGCGTAAATCGCCAGGGAAGTTCGGCTGCTTTTGTAATGCCGATTCTGTGAGAGGTCCTTATTTCGAACTTCAGCTTTCTGAGCGGTTCGGTAATCATAATCTCATCACCGCGCAGGTCGGTTCCGTTATCACTTCTGCTGATATCAAGTCCTTTGCAGACATTTCCCGGTCCTGAAAGAAGTTTCTCAGGAGCAACATTTTTCCGCCCCCTGTTATTCCGTATATATTCAACGCCAAAGAGCGGATGCACGCTCCTGATAAGCACTGCCTGGCCGCTTCCCTGTTTTCCTGTCACCACATTGGCGCAATAGTGCATCCCATAGATAAAATAGACATAAAGAAATCCACCCGGACCGAACATAACGCGGTTCCTTGCCGTTTCCCCCTTGTGGGAGTGTGAAGCCGGCTCATGCTGTTCATATGCTTCTGTTTCAGTAATCATACCTCCGGCATAACCGGCGGGAGTTTTCTTAAGAAGAAGTTTACCAAGGAGGCGGGGTGCTGCTTCAGACGCGCGAAGCATAAAAATACGCTGAGATGTTTTCCTGAACTGATAAGAGGAGGTCAAGCGGAAGTCCGGATTAACCTGATTTTTTTCTCAGGTCGTCTATAATTGCCTGATAATATGCCCTGCGAGAGGGGTCTTTCAGGGCAAGATGCTGAAATACATCAATAGCCTCGGTGAAATTGCCCTGTGCCATATATATTTTACCCATGGTCTCAGAGTAGATTTTCGCGCCGGCATGTTCTTTTTCGGCGGCTGGATGCACTTCGGATGGTTCACCCGGCTTTGGCGGAGGAATTTTTGCCTTTGATATACGGCTCGCCAGTTCCGACAGATCTTCTTCTTCAAGGAGATCAAATGATATTTCCTCCTCAGCCTGTATCTGCGGTTTGGGTTCAGGTTCTTCCACAAACGTGGTTCTTCTGGTCAGAGTGAAGGGACTGCGGTGGCGGCGTATATTCTCAATCTGCTCGCTGTAAAACTCGAGAGTTTTCGGAGAGCCAATAATCACACTTCCCTTCTGAAATGCCAGAAGCGCGTTATCATAATCTCCGAGGAGTGTATATGCTTTGCCGAGAATAATATGCGCGGTCGCGTAATCAGGATATGCGTCAAGACCCTGCTTCAGGATATCCACAGCTCCGTTTATGTTATTACGGTCTAATTCAGAGTCAGCTTTCCTGACAAAGAGCGGGGTATCGGGACTGAAGTCATAGATGAGGTCTACCTTTTCGGTAAACCTCTCTAAAGGCGTCTTTGACACGGCTTATGCTTTCTTAGCGTAGGCGTGCCGTATTGATGTATAAGAAATAAATGAAAATCCGATAAAGAACAGTAACTGGAACGGAATAGCAGCCAGTTCAAGGAAATAGAGTGATGAACCGATACCAACCAGACAGTAAACTGCCATGATGGTCTCAACAATTGTTGATGTATCTATTCTGGTTGCTGCATACTTATTGTTCTTCCAGGAGTCCTTGCTGGATTCCACTTTGAACTTAGGAGTTCTTACAAACTCACTCTTGCGGCTCAGGAGTCCTTCAATAACTGCACGGGAGTTATTAACGGCCAGCCCCATGCTTCCCGCCATAAAGAGGGGGAAAAGCACAATTCTTTTTCTCCAGTTGGTATGGATATCCTTCTGTGAATAAAGATAAAAAAGGAATGAACTGATAAAAGCAAAAATGAATAATGACATGATGGCAAAATATGCTTCATGAGAACCGCTGTTCTTTACGTATATAAGCGGAACATTCAGAATTGCTGAAAGCAGAATAAACGGAAACGCCAGATTGTTGGTCAGATGAAACGTTGACTGCAGTTTTACGCGCAGCGGCTGATCTGATTTCCACACCAGCGGCAGGATTTTCTTCGCGGTTTCAACAGCACCCTTGGTCCATCTGAACTGCTGTGCTTTAAGTGCATTAATTTCAGCCGGAAGTTCAGCCGGTGAAGTGATATCCTTCAGGAATACGAATCTCCATCCGTTCAACTGTGCACGGTAGCTCAGGTCAAGATCTTCGGTAAGCGTATCCGCATGCCAGTTGCCGGCGTCTTCAATACAGTTCTTTCTCCAGATACCAGCGGTACCGTTGAAGTTGATAAAGAATCCTGCTTTATTACGTACGTTCTGTTCAATAACAAAGTGACCGTCAAGCGCGAGAGCCTGAGTCTTTGTCAGAATGGAATAATCTCCGTTCAGGTGCTCCCATCTGGTCTGCACCATTCCAACCTTCTCATCATTAAAGAAGGGGAGGGTTTTTTTCAGAAAGTCGGGCTGCGGAATAAAATCAGCATCAAAGATTGCGATATATTCCCCTTTTGCAATGGCCATACCTGCCTTAAGAGCACCGGCTTTAAAACCTTCTCTTGAACCTCTTCTGATGTGCTCGATATTAAAGCCTTCTGCTTTTTTTGCTTCAACTGCTCTGCGGACTATTTCGACCGTTTCATCGGTTGAATCGTCAAGCACCTGAATTTCCAGCTTATCCTTCGGATACTCAATCTTGCAAACGCTGTCAATCAGGCGTTCAACCACATACAGTTCGTTATACATCGGAAGCTGAATGGTCACCACTGACTCAGGCATCGTCTCGTCAGCGGGAGTAGGTTTTACGTTTTTGAATTTATTATAATAATAAATCATAATAAATCCGTGGCTTCCGAACACAAAAAGGATCGTTAGCGATATGAAGTACGATATAAGAACTATATCATCCATTTAAAAATTTTCTCTCTTATGATGTTTATATATATTTTTTTATCATTACCAGCCGGAAACCGTTTCCAGCAAAATGTCGTCAGTAATTCTGTCAAGAGCCGTTTCAATTGCCGAGCTCTTACCGGCAACCCCGTCAGCGGAAGCATAATCACCATAGTTTGAAAACTGCTTTTCATAAATCGTGATTTTCTTCACCAGATCCCTGTAGCGCACCTGCACGCTGATGGTAACTCTCCGTGCGGCAACGCTCTCTCCCGGGTTCACCACCGCCGGTGCGTCAGTAAACTGTGTGATTACACATTCAACAACTGCATCGGCCTGGGTTCTGTCGGTGATCGTAAAACTATTATCTTCAATGAATTTATTCAGCAGACCGGTGGAGAAATTTTCGCGAAGTCCCGGCTCGGCTGAACCGCTTTTATCCTCCGCAAAAGGAACAGCTAATGACTTCAGATGCGGGGGAACTGAAGCTCCTGTGAAGGAATAAGGACATCCAGCACAGCCTGCAAAAATAACGAAAATCGGGGCAATTACCAAGAACACCAGCCTCGCCCTTCCGGCCCGAAATACCCGGGTTTTTATGCTGTCCATGACTCCTCATCAATGTGATACTCTTCAATTTTTCTGTACAAGGTGCGGGGACTAATTGCCAGCAATTTGGCTGCCTTCCGCTTATTTCCGCCACTTGATTTCAGTGCGGTCAGAATTGCCTCCCTTTCAGCTTCCTGCAGGGTGATTGCTCCGTTTCCGTTCCGGTGCTGCTGAACTGCTTCATGTTTCTGGCTCTGCATTTCGGTAAGAAGCCGCTGAATTTCCAGAATATCCCGTTTTATTTCAAATAACGCGCGAAGCAGGAAATCCCGCTCCATCTCTTCAGGCGTTTTACCTGTTGAGACCGGCAGAAACCGGGAATCTTCTTTTTTCTCAGTATTAATCAGACCCGTAAGAGCATTTTCGGTTATCAGCGGGCTGCGGCTTATCGCTATTGCTGTCCTTACAACACTTCTGAGCTCCCTTACGTTCCCTGGCCAGTTGTATTCCATAAAACGCTCAATAACTCCGTCAGTAAAGCGGTAGCCGGATACATTGTTAGTCTCCTCATACTCATCAAGAAAGTGCTTTACCAGAAGCGGAATATCTTCCTTCCTTTTTCTCAGCGGCGGCAGGTCAATGATTACTGATTTGAGACGGTAATAAAAATCCTCTCTGAACCGCTTATTGGCCACTTCAAGCTCAAGATTTTTATTGGTAGCCGCAACAATCCTGATATCGGTTTTTGATACGGTGTCAGCCCCGACCGGCATAAACTCCCGCGTCTCGATTGCTCTCAGGAGCTTCACCTGCATAAGAAGCGGCATATCCGCTATTTCATCGAGGAACAGGGTTCCGCCGTTCGCCAGTTCAAAATATCCTTTGCGGTTTTCGGATGCGTTCGTGAAAGCTCCCTTCTTATGTCCGAATAACTCGCTTTCAAAAATTCCTTCCGGAATAGCTGCACAATTGATGCTTACCAACTGATTATTGCTTCGCGGGCTCAGATTATGAATCGCACGGGCAACCACTTCCTTGCCGGAACCGCTTTCACCATGAATCAGGACAGAGATATCAGACGAAGCAACCTGTTCAATAATAGACCGCACCGCCTGAATTTCTTTTGAGATGCCAACCAATCCTAAATCAGACATTGATACGGCTCCTCTTTTCATACACGGTGCCGGTGGTCAGTTCAATTGTCATCCCCTCTTTTGCAAGGATGATCCTGTTTTCGGGGAATTCACGGGTAAGCGCCAGGAGTCCCGGTTCCTGTTCAGAAGTATAATGAGTCAGAATAATCATTGTATGTTCATGTTTTTCGGCCAAAGAGCGGAATGAATCCGCTGAAACGTGTGAGCATTCGGAAATATATATATCAGGAGTTTCACCTGCCGGCATCAGATCAGCTTCACCGCCAATATCGCCGGTATAGAAAAGTGTTTTCCCTCCTGCCGTTATCAGAAAGCTTCCCGAATAAAATCCGCCGCCGGAGACATCATAGCCTTTATACTTATCAAGATGGCTGTTAGCAAACGGCAGCACAGAGATGCCGTCAGCAGGTCTGAACTCCGATCCGGTCCGGAATGGTGTATATACCGCCTGAAAACCGAAACGGTCTTCAAAGAGATAGGAATCTGCAAGCAGTCTTTTTACGGCAGATTCATCAGTCTGGTGAAAAAAAAGAGACACCGGAGCTGATCTTCTTCCAAGTTTCCACTGGGTAAAAAGTGACGGAAGCCCGGCCCAGTGATCAGCGTGCCGGTGAGAGATCATCACACCGCTGATGAGACTGAACGGAATACCCGCTGCAATCAGCGCGCGGGATATACCATCCCCGGCATCCATAAGAAGGTAATAATCGTTAAGCTGCAGAATGAATGACGAATGAAAACGATTCAGCTCCGCAAGCGCAGAGGAAGTGCCGATAAAAATCAGTTCCGCTGTCATCGGGAAGATTTCACAATTTTAGATTCGGTTTTAGTTTCTGCTTCAACCTGTTTTTTGATGGTTCTCGCTTCCATTTCGGTATCAAACTGACCCACCAAGACGATATAGAATAATGATCCGCCAATTTCTTTTTCTTCCATAAACGTATCAAACCCTTTGCCGGCAAGAGTATTCAGCAGACGCTCCGCGTTCAAGCGGTTCAGGAAGGCCCCTGCCTGAAGGGAGTAATAAACGGATTTGGATTCAGTCTGAACGGATTCAGCGGGTACTGTTTCCCCGGTCTCTGTAACCTCATCCGAATACTCAACCTTGTCAAGCTGCTTCAGATAAGGGGAATCAGGATAATTTTTTTTCAGGTTAGAGGCAATTTCCTTTGCACGGTTATATGAACCGAGAGCATAATAATAGGAATGGAGCCGGAACAGAGCCGCGTCATTATAGGCAAATGAAGGAAAGCGGGAAAGGAGCTGTTCAAATTTAACTACGGCTTTGTCATCCTCGGTCAGCAGCGCATCAAGGAATATATATGAGGGAGAATCCTTGGCGGAGGATTTCTGCAGTATCACCAGAACGGAGTCACTTCTGCCTGATTCAATAAGCCGCAGGCACTGAACAATATCAGGCGATTGTGACCATACCTGAAATGTAATGAGGACAATAGCGAGCAGGGCTTTCATAAACTGTAAACGCCTCCGCTAACCGGTTACACTGCCTCCGAACGAACCGGAGTTATCCGCTTATCTACCATTCTCACATAATCTCCAAAAAGCGTGGCAGAGGTGCCTTTTTTAATTTTAACTTCTACATAATCCCCTTCCCCTATATCATCAATACGGGGAATGATTACCACTTTATTGGAATCTGTCCTGCCGGCAAGGAATTCATCTGACTTTCTGCTTGCCCCCTCAATCAGAAGCACTTCATGCCTGCCGAGCATTGATTCGTTTATTTCGGCGGAAATTCTCTGCTGCAATGAAATGATTTCCTGCAGGCGTTTGGATTTTACTTCCTCAGCAACATCATCTTCCATACGGTAAGCTTTTGTGCCTTCACGGGGAGAATACTTAAACATATACGCACCGTCATAACGGACTTTGCTCATCACATCAAGAGTGGCAAGATGGTCTTCCCAGGTCTCCGTCGGGAAACCGGATATAATATCTGTTGAAAAGCTCACCCCGGGAATAATCCTGCGGGCTTTCTCCATCAGTTCAAGATAATGCTCAACCGTATACGTCCTGTTCATAAGTTCAAGAATACGGTTTGAACCTGACTGCACTGGCAGATGTATATATTTGCAGAGATTTTCATGCGCCGCAATCGTATATAACAGTTTATCTGACATATCCTGAGGATGCGAGGTGGTAAAACGGACACGGATTTTTCTATCAACCTCCGCCACCGCAGCGAGCAGATCGGCAAAATCATAATCACCGTCAGCATAGGAATTCACATTCTGGCCAAGCAGAGTTACTTCCCTGAATCCTCGTTCAGAAAGCATCCGGACTTCAGTCACAATCGAGGAAAGGCTTCTGCTTCTTTCACGTCCGCGAGTGAAGGGAACCACGCAGAAGGTGCAAAATTTATCACAGCCGCGCATCACGGAAATAAACGCGCTCAGACCGTCTTCGCGGTAAGGTATAATATCGTCGTAGGTTTCGGTTTTTGAAAGTTTTACCCCGATGCCCTTTTCACCTGCAAGAGCCAGCCCGATAAACTCCGGAATTCGTCTGTATTCATCCGGCCCTACCACCAGGTCAACAACTTTTTTTTCTTCAAGCAGGTCTTTGCGGAGACGTTCAGCCATACAGCCGAGAACACCCACCACCAGCCCCGGTTTTCCCTGTTTCAGCGTTTTCATATTGCCCAGACGTCCGTAAATACGTTCTTCGGCATTTTCGCGTATTGAGCAGGTGTTCATCAGTACCACATCAGCTTCCTGAAGAGTTGGTGAGACTGTGTAGCCATTTTCCCTGAGGATACCAAGGACAACCTCGGTATCGGCAAAATTCATCTGGCAGCCATAAGTTTCAATAAATACGCTGTTCTTTTTTTCCATTCAGTTCCGGAATTTTTTCAGTGTTTTAGTGTAAAAGGAATAAAAATATGAAGAGGAGCAGCAGGACGGGAAATCCTATAGCTCCTGATTGGAGAGAAAATATAAAACCACATTAACGAGTATCAGGGCAAGAATACCGAATACCGTCATAGCGGTACGCTCTCTCCTTTTTCTGTCCTGATGTATCTCCCCGCCTAATTCAAGCTCATCATCATCAGATTTAAAATATCCGAACATTACATCCTGGTCATTGGTTATTAACAATTATAATACAGCTCCTGTAAGAATACAGGGTTGAATCACGTTTACAAAATTAGGCAATTTTCTGACAAAAATGAACACCTTAGGATTGCCCATGTGTGAAAGAACACATGAGAATTGGTGTTCATGGTCATTTAGTTATTCCTGCCCAAAAATAATTTTTTGAGTTCTCAAAGTGCGGGGAAACCGGCTTTTAAGCCCCTGAGGGGTGATTGTTGCCGTGCCGATCACCGTACCATCATATTTGACGGCTACCTGCCCTTTTTGTGCTGAATCAATTTTTATGGTGCCTCCTGCCATATATTCCTTAAGGTCTCTCAAATCAGTGATTTCATACAGGTGACTGGTAATGGCACCGTTGAATACCTGGGCTGCAATTGACGAGAGAATGAAATTTCCATATTTATCGGCCGAGCCTAGTTTTAATCCAGCACGGCTGAACCAGGCCTCCGGATGAAAGTCGAAGCTCCGGTGAATGAACTGATACTCCCCTGACTTCACATAATACGTGTACTCATTAAGCACATCGGGCGTGATTCCAAAGTAACGGTGCAGATATTCCAGATCTTTCTGAAACTTCTTATAGCCGCCTGTTTTATACTGTTCATGATGATGTCTGCCCCCTTCAGAATCACCCGTAATTTCATCTTCCTTTATAAGCTTTGCAACAAAGAACCCTTCCGAGTTCACTTCCCAGGGAATAAGGCGGCGCGTATTATGCAGTTCCTGATTATCACCGAGAACCATTCCCGCTTCAGACTTCAGAGGAATCTCAACTGGAACTAGTTTAAAAGGAAACTTTCTGAGAAACTGTTCAAGTACCTGCTCATTTTCTTCAACGGTAAGAGTGCAGGTTGAATAAACCAGTTCACCCCTCTGCCTGAGCATTTTTGCGGCCGAGACCAGGAGACGGTACTGAATTTCCGCCAGGTTTTTTACCGAATCCGTAGTCCACCATTTATTAATCTCTCCCTTCTTCTGAAGAACCCCGAGACCGCTGCAGGGGACATCAACTAAAATTTTATCAAACCAGGAGTGAAATATCTTTGAAAGCATTTCTCCCTTGCCATGCATCACGGCTGCATTCATCACATTCATCCTTTCGGTATTAAAGGCGAGTGACTTTACCCGTTCTGCCGCGATATCATTGGCAATCAGGGTACCGCGGTTATTCATGAGTGCTGCCAGCTGTGTGGTTTTTGAACCGGGTGCAGCGCAAAGATCAAGCACTTTATCCTCCTCAGAAGGATTAAGCACCAGCGGCGGAATCATGGAAGAAAGTGACTGTATATAATAATACCCGAGGATGTGTTCAATCGTTTTGCCTGCCAGCCCTTCCGGGTCATCTATCTTCAGACAGAGAGGAATAAGCGGATGAACTTCAGATGAAATGGCATACTGATTCTGCAGTCGTTCCTTAAGACCCTCAGGAGTTATCCGTGCGGGATTGACCCGTATATATTCAGCGGGCTCCTGCATCAGAAATGCATCATAGCGTTCAGTCCATGATCTTCCGAACGCGCCGTCAAAATAGCCGCGCATCTGATCGCTGAAAGGAGTATAATTGCGGTTGGTTATCATTAGTAAAAATCTATTCAGCTGCAGAAAGAATCATCAGCGGCCAAGCACCTTTTCATAATAGGCCTCATACTGGGGTATGATGATATCTTTTCTGAACTTGTCATGAGCCCGTTTCCGCGCTTTATCAGAAAACATCTTATATTTCTTGTCGTTTGTCAGCAGGTCAAGCGTATATCTTGCCATCCGGTCTATATCGCCGATTTCTGCTATATATCCCGTCTCATTATGACGCACCAGTTCAGGCAGCCCTCCCACACTTGAACTGATGACCGGCACACCGCAGGACATTGCCTCAAGCGCCGCAAGACCAAAACTTTCTGACTGTGATGGAATCAGGAATAGATCGGCACAGTTTAGTATCTCAACAAGACCTTCCTGCTTTCCGAGAAAGACCACTTTGTTGCTTACATTCAGTTCGCGGGCAAGCCGTTCACATTCAGAGCGGTCGGGACCGTCACCCACCAGCACCAGCTTCACTGGTATTTTGTCTTCGATTTCCTTCAGCATTCTGATGGTATCCGTTACCCGTTTCACCGCGCGAAAGTTCGAAGTATGTAAAAGAAGTTTTTCACCATTCGGAGCCAGTTTCTGCTTCAGGCAGGAATCACTTTGCGGTTTAAATACCTCAGTATCAATGAAGTTTGGTATAACTTCTATTTCTTTATTGATTTCATAATTAGTGATCGTTTTTTCTTTCAGAAATCTTGATACCGCTGTAACGCCGTCGCTTTTCTCAATGCTGAACTTTACCAGATGGATAAACGAGGGTTCAAGTCCCACAAGCGTGATATCGGTGCCGTGCAGTGTGGTAATAATCTTTACATCATGATGCGGGGCAAGAATCTCCTTGGCAAGATGCGCGCTTGTGGCGTGGGGTATTGCATAATGAACATGCAGCAGGTCAAGGTTTTCAAACTTTGCTACTTCAACCATTTTGCTGGTCAGAGCGAGACTATACAGTGGAAATTCAAACAGAGGATAATTTCCCATTTCCACTTCATGAAAGAAGATATTGCTTACAAAATGATGCGAGAGTCTGAAAGGCATTGCATAGCTGATAAAATGGATTTCATGCCCCTTTTCTGCCAGGCTTTTGCCCAGTTCTGTTGCCACAACTCCGCTCCCGCCATACGTGGGGTAACAGGTAATTCCTATTTTCATAGTATTATATTCTTTCTTTAATCCGGCCGTTCATCAGGTGTCAGGCGCTTATCAAGGTTAGCCAGACGGATACTCAGATGATACATCAGTTCCGAAACTTTTCTGATCTTTTCAAAATTAATCTTCTCTATATCATCGGTCGGCTTATGATAGTCTTCCAGCATATAATCATAAAAGAAGACAACCGGGATTCCTTTTCTTGCGTAATGGTAATGATCGCTCCGTTCATATATACGATTGGGATCATCCGGCTCATCAAATTTATAATTAAACGCAAACTTAACGGTTTTTTTGTTAACTTCCTCAACGATTGCCTTGAGCTCAGAGGAAATCTTGTCCGAGCCAACCGAATAAATGGAATCCTGATGCTCGCGTCCGACCATATCAATATTAATCTGCGCGATAATCTTATCCATCCTGCCAAAATTATCACTCAGATAACTCGCTCCGAGCAGCCCCTTTTCCTCAGCTCCGTGAAGAACAACCAGCACCGAACGTTTGATGTTTTTTGCGCTTACCAGAGCCCGCGCGGCCTCAAGAACGGCAACAATACCGGACCCGTCATCGTCCGCGCCGTTATATACCTGTCCGCGGTCAATACCCACATGGTCATAATGGGCGCCAAGCGCGACAAATTCTTCCTTCAGCACCGGATCACTCCCCTCAACATAGCCAATAATATTTGTAGTATATCCTGCTTCCTGCTTTGCCATAATATCAAGCGTACCGCTGACACCGAGCACAAAGGCGGAGAGTTTCTCGCCTGCCTCTTTTTTCTGTATATACTCCGCATAAGAAAGGGGTGATCCTGAAAGAAGTTTTTTCAGCCCCTCCTCTTTCATCAGAAACACTCCGCGTCCCGGATTGCGGGTGGAAGCCTTTGAGGGAAGAGAGATGGCAGGTTTTGAAAGGGATGACCATTCCTCCTCGATACTCTTGTCACCGGTAAAAATGATTCCGGCCGCGCCTTTGCCATAAGCAGTAAAAAGTTTCGCTCCTGAGTATTCTTCTTCAACGGCGGGATCATTTTCCGGATTCAGAGCTTTTGGCACCCCTGAGGCGATAATCACCAGTTTGCCACGTACATCAAGCCCTTCATAGTCATTCCATCCCTGCTCAGGCACTTCAAGACCGTAGCCGGCAAAAATTACCGAATAGTTCAGAACGGTATCAGAACGGTACTTGCTCCAGCTTACTATTTCCTCACCAAACCGTACAACCTTTTTTACTTCTCCGACCCCCATATCGAGAGTAAATGTTGATTTATCACTTATTTTTGTCAGGGTGAGTTCCACCGGCATCCTGTAATCAGGATACTCCGGCAACGGTTTGACCCCTGATTTTTTTAATTCAGAGATAATAAACAACTGGGAAAGGCGGTCACCTCTGGTGGCTGCTTCCCGCCCCTCGAACTCATCAGAGGCCAGAACTTCCAGGTTTGCCCTGAGATTGGTGATGCTGATCAGCCCTTTTTCCTGTGTATGCAGAATCAGGAAAGGAAGGATCAGCAGTAGTATCAGATTGGAACGTATTTTCATATTTTTAATGAATTATTAATAGACTACTACTAAAACTGTAAATTTAGATGCATTGTTCAAATCCACCGGCAGGGATTCAAAAAAAATTACCACCCGGCCCGGCATGCCGGATAACCGGGGAGGAATAATCGCTCTCTTTGATTTATTTACTGCGTGTAACTTTGATAACAAATATAGATATTCGATTCGTAGAATTCTCGAAAATATCCGTAAAGGCATTAATTTGATGACAAAACGCAGGA of Ignavibacteriales bacterium contains these proteins:
- the miaB gene encoding tRNA (N6-isopentenyl adenosine(37)-C2)-methylthiotransferase MiaB, with the protein product MEKKNSVFIETYGCQMNFADTEVVLGILRENGYTVSPTLQEADVVLMNTCSIRENAEERIYGRLGNMKTLKQGKPGLVVGVLGCMAERLRKDLLEEKKVVDLVVGPDEYRRIPEFIGLALAGEKGIGVKLSKTETYDDIIPYREDGLSAFISVMRGCDKFCTFCVVPFTRGRERSRSLSSIVTEVRMLSERGFREVTLLGQNVNSYADGDYDFADLLAAVAEVDRKIRVRFTTSHPQDMSDKLLYTIAAHENLCKYIHLPVQSGSNRILELMNRTYTVEHYLELMEKARRIIPGVSFSTDIISGFPTETWEDHLATLDVMSKVRYDGAYMFKYSPREGTKAYRMEDDVAEEVKSKRLQEIISLQQRISAEINESMLGRHEVLLIEGASRKSDEFLAGRTDSNKVVIIPRIDDIGEGDYVEVKIKKGTSATLFGDYVRMVDKRITPVRSEAV
- a CDS encoding DNA-3-methyladenine glycosylase, which translates into the protein MTSSYQFRKTSQRIFMLRASEAAPRLLGKLLLKKTPAGYAGGMITETEAYEQHEPASHSHKGETARNRVMFGPGGFLYVYFIYGMHYCANVVTGKQGSGQAVLIRSVHPLFGVEYIRNNRGRKNVAPEKLLSGPGNVCKGLDISRSDNGTDLRGDEIMITEPLRKLKFEIRTSHRIGITKAAELPWRFTLHTEDIR
- a CDS encoding glycosyltransferase — protein: MDDIVLISYFISLTILFVFGSHGFIMIYYYNKFKNVKPTPADETMPESVVTIQLPMYNELYVVERLIDSVCKIEYPKDKLEIQVLDDSTDETVEIVRRAVEAKKAEGFNIEHIRRGSREGFKAGALKAGMAIAKGEYIAIFDADFIPQPDFLKKTLPFFNDEKVGMVQTRWEHLNGDYSILTKTQALALDGHFVIEQNVRNKAGFFINFNGTAGIWRKNCIEDAGNWHADTLTEDLDLSYRAQLNGWRFVFLKDITSPAELPAEINALKAQQFRWTKGAVETAKKILPLVWKSDQPLRVKLQSTFHLTNNLAFPFILLSAILNVPLIYVKNSGSHEAYFAIMSLFIFAFISSFLFYLYSQKDIHTNWRKRIVLFPLFMAGSMGLAVNNSRAVIEGLLSRKSEFVRTPKFKVESSKDSWKNNKYAATRIDTSTIVETIMAVYCLVGIGSSLYFLELAAIPFQLLFFIGFSFISYTSIRHAYAKKA
- a CDS encoding tetratricopeptide repeat protein, coding for MSKTPLERFTEKVDLIYDFSPDTPLFVRKADSELDRNNINGAVDILKQGLDAYPDYATAHIILGKAYTLLGDYDNALLAFQKGSVIIGSPKTLEFYSEQIENIRRHRSPFTLTRRTTFVEEPEPKPQIQAEEEISFDLLEEEDLSELASRISKAKIPPPKPGEPSEVHPAAEKEHAGAKIYSETMGKIYMAQGNFTEAIDVFQHLALKDPSRRAYYQAIIDDLRKKSG
- a CDS encoding sigma-54-dependent Fis family transcriptional regulator, with product MSDLGLVGISKEIQAVRSIIEQVASSDISVLIHGESGSGKEVVARAIHNLSPRSNNQLVSINCAAIPEGIFESELFGHKKGAFTNASENRKGYFELANGGTLFLDEIADMPLLMQVKLLRAIETREFMPVGADTVSKTDIRIVAATNKNLELEVANKRFREDFYYRLKSVIIDLPPLRKRKEDIPLLVKHFLDEYEETNNVSGYRFTDGVIERFMEYNWPGNVRELRSVVRTAIAISRSPLITENALTGLINTEKKEDSRFLPVSTGKTPEEMERDFLLRALFEIKRDILEIQRLLTEMQSQKHEAVQQHRNGNGAITLQEAEREAILTALKSSGGNKRKAAKLLAISPRTLYRKIEEYHIDEESWTA
- a CDS encoding MBL fold metallo-hydrolase, which translates into the protein MTAELIFIGTSSALAELNRFHSSFILQLNDYYLLMDAGDGISRALIAAGIPFSLISGVMISHRHADHWAGLPSLFTQWKLGRRSAPVSLFFHQTDESAVKRLLADSYLFEDRFGFQAVYTPFRTGSEFRPADGISVLPFANSHLDKYKGYDVSGGGFYSGSFLITAGGKTLFYTGDIGGEADLMPAGETPDIYISECSHVSADSFRSLAEKHEHTMIILTHYTSEQEPGLLALTREFPENRIILAKEGMTIELTTGTVYEKRSRINV
- a CDS encoding glycosyltransferase family 9 protein, with product MNPAPQNILIVRTDRIGDLVLTLPMASALRKKYPAARISFLVRAYTADLLKGHPFIDEVILLAEKNGRPDTASNSKTLRSRKFDTAIAVSPDLRVALMLFRAGIPVRIGTGYRWYSFLFNERIFEHRKTAAKHEAEYNFSLLRPLGITEPLTEESADYSVKIDQEALSAVTGLLKDHGVKSPFIIVHPGSGGSAVDLPADKMKSLVRLFAEKTDLGIVLTGSEKEVNLCSELEVHGRTCSLAGKLSLLELTALSSLSSLFIANSTGPIHIAASLGTPTAGFYPKITVCSPRRWRPYSAGSLVFTPQLDCSNCTREQCEKLDCMNTIDISYVFNEITTKLLKNRS
- a CDS encoding SPOR domain-containing protein; translation: MKALLAIVLITFQVWSQSPDIVQCLRLIESGRSDSVLVILQKSSAKDSPSYIFLDALLTEDDKAVVKFEQLLSRFPSFAYNDAALFRLHSYYYALGSYNRAKEIASNLKKNYPDSPYLKQLDKVEYSDEVTETGETVPAESVQTESKSVYYSLQAGAFLNRLNAERLLNTLAGKGFDTFMEEKEIGGSLFYIVLVGQFDTEMEARTIKKQVEAETKTESKIVKSSR